The following are encoded together in the Mesotoga sp. Brook.08.105.5.1 genome:
- the mscL gene encoding large conductance mechanosensitive channel protein MscL: MWKEFKKFISRGSVIDLAVGIIIGGAFQVIVRSLVDDILMPILGLFTGGIDLSNLFINISGESYATLAEAKAAGAATINIGLFINAIINFIILAFVIFLIIRAINKMRDRLKKEEAPAAPTTKTCPFCHTSIPIDAVRCPNCTSELGKKT; encoded by the coding sequence GTGTGGAAAGAGTTCAAGAAGTTTATCAGTCGCGGCAGCGTCATTGATCTTGCTGTTGGTATCATAATCGGTGGTGCGTTTCAAGTAATTGTGAGATCTCTTGTAGACGACATACTGATGCCAATTCTCGGTCTATTCACAGGCGGCATTGATTTAAGCAACCTATTCATAAACATATCAGGGGAATCTTATGCAACACTCGCAGAGGCAAAAGCGGCCGGTGCAGCAACTATAAACATCGGTCTTTTCATCAACGCGATTATTAATTTCATTATTCTCGCTTTTGTTATCTTCTTGATTATAAGAGCAATCAACAAAATGCGGGACAGACTGAAGAAAGAAGAGGCTCCGGCTGCACCAACAACCAAGACCTGTCCTTTCTGTCACACATCGATTCCTATCGATGCAGTGAGGTGTCCTAACTGTACATCTGAACTTGGAAAGAAAACTTGA
- a CDS encoding peptide ABC transporter substrate-binding protein produces the protein MKKLLVFFLIILFSAFLLGQVLPEEAIPVIESKGIMSSVDESPLTYSEFRNAVEKAFPGKGNLISGAGEVLRADFAVAMVEVLGLKSEAQSYDEICTTAIDEWDAPVEAWGALTVAYRSNHQLLDFRYGHLIEASSPITREEAAISIYMAMNPPVRGGMATTAVTADAPGFNTLFTSSGLTWTICNIIGDGITGTDKDGFYFPRMVKRMPSLENGLMVINEDGSLTITYELRKGMKWHDGEPVTAHDAKFQWEVMNSGAPVTTNYFERSVSEVNVIDDYTYSITLPEPLSNAELGSSVYAYYFGWFQLPEHVYRTSFEAAKASGNWDRFVEEATKNPIMTGPYKFKEYAEGQYVIMEAFDDYYMGRPNIDQLVMRIIPDMDVVFASTLNGEIDFGRYTLSLKQSVQLENQRADMFNVFYTPNIAYDNLNLNLRDPEDTTKPHPIFGDKRVRQAVLYGINREQISNVVYAGLAEVVDTWITDLHQMREALKAPDVKHYEYNPAKAKALLEEAGWKLNNRGIYEKDGKTLKFKLSLASGSGDYQMMAQIIQGMLKQVGMDVEIDVKPALVIWTEAFPYGNYDALLSGWGYGVSDEAANYWTTDQIPSDENYWGGMNYTGWANAENDEIINAAAKELDPERKQALYERHFALWTDELPVLPLVVAPTPHFAKKYIKSFNSGYDNGLGWIIQNWYIDR, from the coding sequence ATGAAAAAGCTCCTGGTTTTCTTTCTAATTATTCTCTTCTCAGCGTTCTTGTTGGGACAGGTTCTCCCGGAAGAGGCGATTCCTGTAATCGAATCAAAAGGAATCATGTCTTCAGTCGATGAATCACCGTTAACTTATTCAGAATTCAGGAATGCAGTTGAAAAGGCCTTTCCCGGCAAGGGAAATCTGATCTCCGGAGCAGGAGAGGTCTTGAGAGCAGACTTCGCCGTTGCGATGGTTGAGGTTCTCGGTCTGAAGTCTGAAGCTCAGTCCTACGATGAGATTTGCACCACAGCAATTGACGAGTGGGACGCTCCGGTGGAGGCATGGGGAGCCCTCACTGTTGCTTACAGGAGCAATCACCAACTTCTCGATTTCCGATATGGCCACTTGATCGAGGCCAGCTCACCCATCACAAGGGAAGAGGCTGCCATTTCGATCTACATGGCTATGAATCCTCCAGTTAGGGGCGGAATGGCAACGACTGCGGTTACTGCCGATGCTCCTGGTTTCAACACCTTGTTCACTTCTTCCGGACTGACATGGACGATCTGCAATATCATTGGCGATGGAATAACCGGAACAGACAAGGACGGATTCTACTTTCCGAGAATGGTCAAGAGAATGCCAAGTCTAGAAAACGGGCTGATGGTAATAAACGAAGACGGTTCACTTACGATAACTTACGAGTTAAGAAAGGGAATGAAGTGGCACGATGGAGAGCCAGTGACTGCCCATGATGCGAAGTTCCAGTGGGAAGTTATGAACAGCGGCGCCCCGGTTACGACGAACTACTTCGAGAGGTCAGTATCCGAAGTCAATGTAATTGACGACTATACATACTCTATTACCCTTCCTGAACCCCTAAGTAATGCCGAGCTGGGGTCTTCCGTCTATGCCTATTATTTCGGCTGGTTCCAGCTGCCAGAACATGTCTACAGAACAAGCTTCGAAGCAGCAAAAGCAAGCGGAAACTGGGATCGTTTTGTTGAAGAAGCTACGAAGAATCCTATTATGACAGGACCCTACAAGTTCAAAGAATATGCTGAAGGTCAGTATGTGATAATGGAAGCTTTTGATGACTATTATATGGGTAGGCCGAACATCGACCAGCTGGTAATGAGAATCATTCCTGACATGGACGTTGTTTTTGCTTCCACACTAAATGGAGAAATCGATTTCGGTAGGTACACTCTCTCCCTCAAACAGTCGGTACAGCTGGAGAATCAACGGGCAGACATGTTCAACGTTTTCTATACACCAAACATTGCTTACGATAATCTGAACTTGAATCTAAGGGATCCCGAGGATACAACAAAACCCCATCCGATCTTTGGAGATAAGAGGGTAAGGCAGGCCGTTCTCTATGGTATAAACAGAGAGCAGATAAGCAATGTAGTATACGCCGGACTGGCCGAAGTGGTGGATACCTGGATTACTGATCTTCATCAGATGAGAGAAGCACTTAAGGCGCCAGATGTTAAACATTACGAATACAATCCCGCAAAGGCCAAAGCACTGCTTGAAGAGGCTGGCTGGAAGCTCAACAACAGAGGTATCTATGAGAAAGACGGTAAAACCTTGAAGTTCAAGCTTTCTCTTGCTTCGGGAAGTGGAGATTATCAGATGATGGCACAGATTATCCAGGGCATGCTGAAACAGGTCGGAATGGACGTCGAGATCGATGTGAAGCCTGCTCTCGTTATATGGACAGAAGCTTTCCCTTACGGAAACTATGATGCTTTGCTTTCCGGCTGGGGTTATGGTGTCAGCGACGAAGCAGCCAATTACTGGACCACAGATCAGATACCTTCTGACGAGAACTACTGGGGAGGAATGAACTATACCGGTTGGGCAAACGCTGAAAACGATGAGATAATTAACGCGGCCGCAAAGGAGCTTGATCCAGAGAGGAAACAGGCTCTCTATGAAAGGCATTTCGCGCTCTGGACGGATGAACTCCCCGTTCTGCCGTTAGTAGTTGCACCGACACCTCATTTTGCAAAGAAGTACATCAAGAGTTTCAACTCTGGATATGATAATGGACTCGGCTGGATAATCCAGAACTGGTACATAGATAGATAA
- a CDS encoding OsmC family protein, with product MPDANFRVRAVSESPTRVAVKARNFTMIVDEPPNLGGDDKGANPVEYVLAALAGCLNVVGHLVANEMGFQIDKLEIDVYGPLNPARLFGKSYEDRAGYKEITAEMKFDTDADEETLKKWVEAVEDRCPVTDNLGNSTPVRVVAKELT from the coding sequence ATGCCAGATGCGAATTTCAGAGTGAGAGCAGTTTCGGAAAGTCCGACGCGAGTTGCCGTAAAGGCAAGGAATTTTACTATGATAGTTGATGAGCCACCAAATCTCGGTGGTGACGATAAGGGTGCCAATCCTGTCGAGTATGTTTTGGCCGCATTGGCCGGCTGTTTGAATGTAGTCGGACATCTTGTAGCAAATGAGATGGGCTTTCAAATAGACAAGCTGGAGATCGATGTTTATGGCCCGCTGAACCCGGCCAGATTGTTTGGCAAATCGTATGAAGACAGAGCGGGTTACAAGGAGATAACCGCAGAGATGAAGTTTGATACCGACGCAGATGAAGAGACGCTAAAGAAATGGGTCGAGGCTGTGGAGGACCGTTGCCCAGTCACTGACAACCTGGGAAATTCTACACCGGTAAGGGTGGTTGCAAAAGAGCTTACATAG
- the cysS gene encoding cysteine--tRNA ligase, translating into MEILLTNTMSRRKEVFKPLREGEVGIYTCGLTVYNFAHIGNLRAYVFADTLKRMFLFNGYKVNHVMNITDVGHLTGDEDEGEDKMEAGARREGKTVWEIVDFYTEAFFDDLKRLRIIFPTVTCRATRHIDDMIDMIRKIESNGYTYVAGGNVYFDTSKLPDYGKLARLKLDEDNTRSRVESDPYKRNPFDFVLWFTRYKYDSHAMQWDSPWGRGFPGWHIECSAMSSKYLGERFDIHTGGIDHIPIHHTNEIAQSEAAFGHEWVNYWLHSEFLVIGEGEKMSKSLGNFITLQTLIDKGYDPAEYRYYLLGAHYKKQLAFTLEALDGAKSAMKRLTTKIGELKGSEAPVSKLNSVLLNEFHEAINDDLNTPRALAVLWKVVDSEDLRPGEKLSLINEFDRVLGLGLSEIETEVIPEEVEELANQRDQARRGKDWKKADELRKLISEKGYEVLDERDGYKIRKK; encoded by the coding sequence ATGGAAATACTACTCACGAACACGATGTCACGAAGAAAGGAAGTCTTCAAGCCGTTAAGGGAAGGCGAGGTGGGCATATATACTTGTGGACTCACTGTTTATAACTTCGCTCACATTGGTAACCTGAGGGCGTACGTCTTTGCCGACACCCTCAAAAGGATGTTTCTTTTCAACGGGTACAAGGTCAATCATGTCATGAATATTACTGATGTGGGCCACTTGACCGGAGACGAGGATGAAGGCGAGGACAAGATGGAAGCCGGTGCAAGACGCGAGGGGAAAACCGTCTGGGAGATAGTGGACTTCTATACCGAGGCTTTCTTCGACGATCTGAAGAGATTGCGCATCATCTTCCCAACTGTCACATGTAGGGCAACCAGGCACATAGACGACATGATTGACATGATACGCAAGATAGAATCTAACGGATACACATATGTCGCTGGTGGAAACGTATATTTCGACACTTCGAAACTGCCGGACTATGGAAAGCTGGCAAGGCTTAAGCTTGACGAGGACAATACGCGTTCTAGAGTGGAAAGCGATCCCTATAAAAGAAACCCCTTTGATTTCGTCCTGTGGTTTACTCGATACAAGTACGATAGCCATGCAATGCAGTGGGACTCTCCGTGGGGCAGAGGTTTTCCGGGATGGCATATCGAGTGTTCTGCGATGTCTTCGAAGTACCTCGGTGAAAGATTCGACATCCATACGGGCGGCATAGACCATATTCCAATTCATCACACAAACGAGATTGCCCAGAGCGAGGCCGCTTTCGGTCATGAATGGGTTAATTACTGGCTCCATTCTGAATTCCTCGTCATCGGCGAGGGGGAGAAGATGTCCAAATCCTTGGGCAACTTCATTACTTTGCAGACGCTGATCGACAAGGGTTACGATCCTGCAGAGTATCGATACTACCTTCTGGGAGCTCACTATAAGAAGCAGCTGGCTTTCACACTCGAGGCTCTCGATGGAGCGAAAAGCGCCATGAAGAGGCTTACAACTAAGATAGGAGAATTGAAGGGATCAGAAGCACCTGTTAGTAAACTCAATTCAGTGCTTCTGAATGAATTTCATGAAGCAATAAACGACGATCTGAATACACCCAGGGCACTCGCTGTTTTGTGGAAGGTAGTAGACAGCGAGGATCTCCGTCCTGGCGAAAAGCTCTCATTGATCAACGAATTCGACAGAGTTCTTGGACTAGGTCTTTCCGAAATCGAAACTGAGGTAATTCCCGAAGAAGTAGAAGAGCTTGCAAACCAGAGAGATCAGGCTCGAAGGGGCAAGGACTGGAAGAAAGCAGATGAACTGAGGAAACTGATTTCTGAAAAGGGATATGAAGTTCTAGACGAAAGAGACGGATACAAAATAAGAAAGAAGTGA
- a CDS encoding aminotransferase class IV — MWAFYDGEFVQEKGKHVQLENRGLTFADGLFEVVRTIKGRILFFEDHFTRMIKSAAFFNMEIPFTSKETKEFASELIRRNAIEDGELYIQLTRGTDLHREHRFPSEKTPSTFFMLALPLRRIDAENWKNGVKLFTYPDLRHKLCEHKTINLLPNVLAKNFAYSNGGYEALMFRDFEGKKVATEGGSSNYFLVKNGVFFTPEIDNILPGITRGKVIDLIKKLDYQVVEKPVTVDEFLEAEEVFLVSTVSRVMPVRAIDQVCFSVCGDYTRQIMQSYEDLFFSSR, encoded by the coding sequence ATGTGGGCATTTTACGATGGCGAATTTGTTCAAGAAAAGGGTAAGCATGTTCAACTGGAGAATAGGGGACTCACTTTTGCGGACGGTCTCTTTGAGGTTGTAAGGACAATCAAAGGCAGGATATTATTCTTCGAAGATCACTTCACGAGGATGATTAAGAGCGCTGCTTTCTTCAACATGGAGATTCCGTTCACTTCGAAAGAGACAAAGGAGTTTGCATCGGAACTAATCAGAAGAAATGCAATTGAAGACGGGGAACTCTATATACAACTTACAAGAGGAACAGATCTTCACAGAGAACACAGATTTCCTTCAGAGAAAACCCCAAGCACGTTCTTTATGCTTGCACTTCCATTGAGAAGAATTGATGCAGAGAACTGGAAGAATGGAGTTAAGCTCTTCACCTATCCAGATCTAAGACACAAGCTATGTGAGCACAAGACGATAAATCTGCTGCCCAACGTTCTTGCCAAGAACTTCGCCTATAGCAACGGAGGCTACGAAGCTTTGATGTTTAGAGACTTTGAAGGCAAGAAAGTTGCCACAGAAGGTGGCAGTTCGAATTACTTTCTTGTGAAGAACGGTGTTTTTTTCACTCCAGAAATCGATAACATTCTCCCGGGCATAACGCGGGGAAAAGTGATCGACCTCATTAAGAAACTGGATTATCAGGTTGTCGAAAAACCGGTTACCGTAGATGAATTTCTTGAGGCTGAGGAAGTCTTTCTCGTAAGCACAGTCTCCAGGGTGATGCCTGTCAGAGCGATAGACCAAGTCTGTTTCAGCGTTTGTGGTGATTATACTAGACAGATAATGCAGTCTTACGAAGATCTCTTCTTCTCTTCCAGGTGA
- the nadE gene encoding NAD(+) synthase, which produces MREIVDFIRTTVLKWGYRGAVIGISGGIDSAVVGKLAVDALGNRNVFGLLMPERDSSKDTLEDSKLVAHFLGIDFKIKNISSILRAVGCYRLQPPALLIPQSVKERYVRDKWQQLSSDPFLDDLADRGSEEFKRGLAFYRAKHRVRMVSLYLEAEKRGYAVLGTTNKTEWLCGLYVKWGDDSSDIEPIKHLFKTEVISLARELGIPERIIEKPPSPDLIPGVTDETAFGMSFTELDEALIKIEAGEKLNPHDKKAVRIMEIVKAAEHRQFRNLSVFQQK; this is translated from the coding sequence ATGCGAGAAATTGTCGATTTTATAAGAACGACTGTTTTGAAGTGGGGCTATCGAGGGGCTGTGATAGGAATAAGCGGAGGAATAGACTCCGCGGTGGTAGGTAAGCTAGCCGTAGATGCCCTAGGTAATAGAAACGTATTTGGCCTTCTAATGCCCGAACGCGACTCTTCGAAGGATACCCTGGAGGATTCGAAGCTCGTAGCGCACTTCCTGGGAATAGACTTCAAAATCAAGAACATAAGTTCGATTCTCCGTGCTGTTGGTTGCTATAGACTTCAACCGCCGGCCCTTTTAATACCTCAGTCGGTTAAGGAAAGGTATGTAAGGGATAAGTGGCAGCAGCTTTCTTCAGACCCTTTCCTTGACGACCTGGCCGACAGGGGCAGTGAAGAATTCAAAAGGGGACTGGCTTTCTATAGAGCTAAGCACAGAGTCAGGATGGTTTCGTTGTATTTGGAAGCTGAGAAAAGGGGTTACGCTGTACTTGGCACGACAAACAAGACCGAATGGCTTTGCGGACTTTATGTGAAGTGGGGAGATGATTCAAGCGACATTGAGCCAATCAAGCATCTGTTCAAAACTGAGGTCATTAGCCTTGCTAGAGAATTGGGAATTCCGGAGAGGATCATAGAGAAGCCGCCGAGTCCTGACCTTATTCCTGGTGTTACCGATGAGACTGCTTTTGGGATGTCTTTTACTGAGCTTGATGAGGCACTCATAAAGATAGAAGCCGGAGAAAAACTAAACCCTCACGACAAGAAGGCCGTGAGGATCATGGAAATAGTGAAAGCGGCCGAACACAGACAGTTCAGAAATCTGTCTGTTTTTCAGCAGAAGTGA
- the ggt gene encoding gamma-glutamyltransferase yields the protein MRKTMFLLVSILIAGTVLASNPLNLYGRDAEGRNGVVAAAKPEASEVGVRILEMGGNAVDAAIATAFAIGVLEPNASGIGGGGFMIIKLADMDEAVVIDFRETAPNATSPTFFNLDENNRPVNYESVIGGKAVGVPGEVAGLLYALENYGTLSREEVIQPAIDWAEKGIPVTVNLFSIISDNYEKIMMMENGVDLYLKYGGIPYEVGETIVLKDLADTLRSIVENGKDAIYSGEIAEKIVAEVQKRGGVMTMDDLANYEVKVRKPVVGTYRGYTILSVPPASSGGTHVIELLNIMENFDVGSMGDNTAETIHIWSEAMKLIFADRSKYMADTDFVNVPLEGLTSKDYARILAEKIDKRIPLESVEPGDPWKFESGSTTHLSVMDREGNMVAITKSINYFFGSGVVVPTTGIILNNHMDDFVKTPGSANSVEPGKRPLSSMSPTLVIDPEGEPYMAIGAPGGTRIITTVAQTISNIIDHGMTVQQAILAPRVFRTQTGPMSIEGRISINAYNRLIEMGHDITVRNDYDPYFGGVHAVLFNRDIGILFGGADPRRDGQAVAY from the coding sequence ATGAGAAAAACCATGTTTCTTCTTGTATCAATACTAATCGCTGGGACCGTCCTGGCATCGAACCCTCTTAACCTTTATGGAAGGGATGCAGAGGGAAGAAATGGAGTTGTTGCGGCCGCAAAACCCGAAGCCTCAGAAGTAGGCGTTAGAATTCTCGAGATGGGAGGGAATGCGGTAGACGCTGCGATAGCTACGGCATTTGCGATAGGAGTTCTGGAACCTAATGCTTCTGGAATTGGCGGCGGAGGATTCATGATAATTAAGCTGGCCGATATGGACGAAGCAGTAGTTATTGATTTCAGAGAAACTGCACCGAACGCTACAAGCCCCACTTTTTTCAATCTTGACGAGAATAATCGCCCAGTAAACTATGAGAGCGTCATCGGAGGAAAGGCCGTCGGGGTTCCAGGTGAAGTCGCTGGCCTGTTGTACGCTCTTGAAAACTACGGAACGCTCTCTCGAGAAGAAGTAATTCAGCCGGCCATAGACTGGGCCGAGAAGGGAATCCCCGTAACAGTTAACCTTTTTTCAATTATTAGCGATAACTACGAGAAGATAATGATGATGGAAAATGGCGTAGACCTCTATTTGAAGTATGGAGGTATTCCTTATGAAGTGGGTGAGACTATTGTACTAAAGGACTTGGCCGATACGCTAAGATCTATCGTAGAGAACGGGAAAGATGCGATATATTCTGGGGAAATTGCCGAGAAGATTGTGGCCGAAGTTCAGAAACGCGGCGGAGTAATGACAATGGATGATCTTGCAAATTATGAAGTGAAGGTTCGCAAACCAGTTGTTGGCACGTATCGAGGTTACACTATTCTGTCAGTTCCACCTGCCAGCTCTGGAGGAACTCATGTGATTGAACTCCTAAATATTATGGAAAATTTCGATGTCGGATCGATGGGAGACAACACAGCCGAGACGATCCACATCTGGTCGGAGGCAATGAAACTGATTTTTGCAGATAGATCAAAATACATGGCAGATACTGACTTTGTAAATGTTCCTCTCGAGGGACTAACTTCGAAAGATTATGCTAGGATCCTTGCTGAGAAAATCGATAAGCGCATTCCACTTGAATCCGTCGAGCCCGGTGACCCCTGGAAGTTCGAAAGCGGAAGCACTACTCATCTTTCTGTTATGGACAGAGAAGGAAACATGGTTGCTATTACAAAATCCATAAATTACTTCTTTGGTTCCGGCGTTGTTGTACCGACAACAGGAATTATTCTCAATAATCACATGGACGACTTCGTAAAAACCCCCGGCTCAGCAAACTCAGTCGAACCTGGCAAACGACCTCTCAGTAGCATGAGTCCTACTCTGGTTATTGATCCTGAAGGTGAACCATATATGGCTATCGGCGCGCCAGGAGGTACACGGATTATCACTACTGTGGCTCAAACGATAAGCAACATCATTGACCACGGAATGACTGTACAGCAAGCAATTCTCGCACCCAGAGTATTTAGGACACAGACTGGCCCGATGTCCATAGAAGGAAGGATATCAATTAACGCTTACAATAGGCTAATCGAAATGGGGCATGACATAACTGTAAGAAACGACTATGATCCCTACTTCGGTGGGGTTCATGCCGTCTTGTTCAACAGAGATATTGGAATACTATTTGGAGGAGCCGATCCCAGAAGAGACGGGCAGGCTGTCGCTTATTGA
- a CDS encoding adenylosuccinate synthase, protein MKKLAVVGAQWGDEGKGKVVNYFSRDFEWIVRFSGGANAGHTIYVGDKKYVNHLLPSINPVIDSKGFLGAGMVIDVGQLIEELKILERDFPGISSRFYLDPEAFIVLPWHKEEDLLLEKMRKVPIGTTGRGIGPAYTDKASREGLKLFVLFDEALLRQRLEAIYHMKRSKYNRDFAVSIEEMLVYLQGFRAELERLSVNFTSAVDMYRVFRSTSVLFEGAQGVLLDLDFGTYPFVTSGACMAHGVSSVGFSTFELDGVYGVLKAYTTRVGAGPFPTEEASGVGELLRERGKEFGATTGRARRIGWLDLPALRYAKIRSGLTGLVITKGDVLNGLDEVKVCVAYDVDGVVKELPSTSYDFFRAKPIYETVSGWPVTDHINFLKYMTFIERETGVEIDYISYGPKTEEMKTRNDLIMNI, encoded by the coding sequence GTGAAGAAACTGGCCGTTGTTGGAGCCCAATGGGGCGATGAAGGAAAAGGAAAGGTTGTCAATTACTTTTCCAGGGATTTTGAGTGGATAGTAAGGTTTTCCGGTGGCGCAAATGCCGGTCATACGATCTATGTTGGGGATAAAAAGTATGTGAATCATCTTTTGCCCTCGATAAATCCTGTGATTGATTCAAAGGGCTTTCTTGGTGCAGGGATGGTAATAGATGTCGGGCAGTTGATTGAGGAACTGAAAATCCTGGAAAGAGATTTCCCGGGCATCTCCAGTAGATTCTATCTTGATCCCGAAGCCTTTATCGTTCTTCCCTGGCACAAAGAGGAAGACCTTTTGCTTGAGAAGATGCGCAAGGTACCGATCGGCACAACGGGAAGAGGTATAGGACCCGCTTATACCGACAAGGCATCGAGAGAGGGGCTGAAGCTCTTCGTCCTCTTTGACGAGGCACTCTTGAGACAAAGACTCGAAGCGATATATCACATGAAGAGAAGCAAGTATAACAGGGATTTCGCTGTCTCTATAGAGGAAATGTTGGTCTATCTGCAAGGTTTTAGAGCTGAGCTTGAAAGGCTCAGCGTCAATTTCACAAGTGCGGTAGATATGTATAGAGTCTTCAGGAGTACTTCCGTCTTGTTTGAAGGAGCTCAGGGTGTTCTTCTGGACCTGGATTTTGGCACATATCCCTTTGTGACATCCGGGGCGTGTATGGCTCATGGAGTATCCTCGGTAGGTTTCTCTACTTTTGAACTAGACGGTGTCTACGGGGTTCTCAAAGCTTACACAACTCGGGTAGGAGCCGGCCCCTTTCCGACAGAAGAGGCCTCCGGGGTAGGTGAGCTACTGCGGGAAAGAGGAAAGGAATTCGGCGCAACAACAGGTAGAGCACGAAGGATAGGCTGGCTGGATCTTCCCGCTCTTAGATATGCAAAAATCAGGTCTGGTCTAACGGGCCTCGTTATTACGAAAGGAGACGTACTGAACGGACTGGATGAAGTGAAAGTCTGTGTGGCGTATGATGTCGATGGAGTCGTAAAGGAATTGCCTTCCACTTCGTATGATTTCTTCAGAGCAAAACCAATTTACGAAACTGTTAGTGGATGGCCCGTTACTGATCACATAAACTTCCTGAAGTACATGACTTTTATCGAAAGAGAAACGGGTGTCGAGATTGACTACATCTCATATGGGCCGAAAACTGAAGAGATGAAAACCAGGAACGATCTTATAATGAACATATAG
- a CDS encoding S8 family peptidase: MLLRKFFALLITLFIVLCFSLTGCIKPEVYYSLSGQVIPYFPETPVIDNFQRTAAYSPTFSAKDIEQGFLSNQFVVLFDRGFNSGIISGVSGLEILDEFYSRDGSLGYAVVKTNDPSSLYGIEGVKSIEPEKIFTLQSEESVPNDPLYPYQWNYPMIQMPQAWTIARGSSTVVVAVIDSGARLDHPDLEGVFLPGYDLINGDDDPTDYDPVKSHGTHVTGTIAARTNNSLGVSGITWGEHRTIMPIKIFEEGKTTDDILARSIIFAVDHGAKIINMSLAGPDSPVVAAAIQYASENEVLMIAASGNYYSSRPYYPASYEEVLSVGAVDNTMQRASYSNYGEHLDFVAPGGSSSSQILSTGYSFGEGNTYSAMSGTSMAAPHVTGLAALLMAQGYAGRDSSGEEIIRKILRETALDLGDPGWDQYYGYGLIQACDALNFDEERRPLLVQILSTSGEVLKEAEVEADGSFYVSGLTENYIKIRVWRDFNGNKEIDKGDLLGYYGFSGSSATTTWHPEIENAVTLSFFSSGHNELETPVQFFPVNESSGY, encoded by the coding sequence ATGCTGCTTAGGAAATTTTTCGCGCTCTTGATTACGCTTTTTATTGTTCTTTGTTTTTCGCTAACGGGATGCATCAAACCCGAGGTTTATTACTCTCTTTCAGGTCAGGTCATTCCTTACTTTCCAGAAACTCCAGTTATCGATAATTTTCAAAGAACTGCGGCATATTCTCCCACGTTTTCCGCTAAAGACATTGAGCAGGGTTTCCTGAGTAATCAATTTGTTGTCCTATTTGATAGAGGGTTTAATTCAGGAATAATCTCAGGCGTTTCTGGACTAGAGATTCTTGATGAGTTCTATTCAAGAGATGGGTCTCTTGGCTATGCAGTTGTGAAAACAAACGATCCATCTTCGTTGTATGGCATTGAAGGAGTTAAATCAATCGAGCCGGAAAAGATTTTCACTCTTCAATCCGAGGAGAGTGTCCCCAACGATCCGTTGTATCCCTATCAGTGGAACTACCCGATGATTCAGATGCCTCAAGCCTGGACAATTGCAAGGGGATCGTCAACGGTTGTTGTAGCTGTTATTGACTCGGGCGCTAGGCTGGATCATCCGGATTTAGAAGGTGTCTTTCTTCCGGGATACGATCTAATAAACGGTGATGATGACCCTACAGATTACGATCCCGTTAAATCCCATGGAACCCATGTTACAGGTACGATTGCTGCAAGAACAAACAATTCTCTCGGGGTTTCGGGGATTACATGGGGAGAGCACCGCACAATTATGCCAATCAAAATTTTCGAAGAAGGAAAAACCACTGATGACATACTCGCTAGAAGCATCATCTTCGCGGTTGATCACGGAGCAAAGATTATAAACATGAGCCTTGCAGGACCGGACTCTCCGGTTGTTGCAGCAGCCATCCAATACGCATCGGAAAATGAAGTCTTGATGATAGCTGCCTCAGGCAATTACTATTCCTCAAGGCCATATTATCCGGCTTCCTACGAAGAAGTACTATCAGTAGGCGCAGTCGACAATACGATGCAAAGGGCAAGCTATTCGAACTACGGAGAACATCTTGACTTTGTCGCTCCGGGAGGTTCGTCATCCTCACAGATATTGAGCACGGGATACTCGTTTGGCGAGGGAAACACTTATTCCGCTATGTCTGGCACTTCGATGGCGGCGCCACATGTAACGGGGCTTGCGGCTCTCTTGATGGCACAAGGTTACGCAGGCAGAGATTCTTCTGGCGAAGAGATCATCAGGAAGATCCTTCGGGAAACGGCCCTTGATCTGGGAGATCCGGGATGGGATCAGTACTATGGATACGGCCTTATTCAGGCATGCGATGCTCTAAATTTCGACGAAGAGCGGAGACCTCTCTTGGTCCAAATCCTCTCCACTTCGGGTGAGGTTCTGAAGGAAGCCGAAGTTGAGGCAGACGGTTCATTTTACGTAAGCGGACTCACGGAAAATTACATCAAAATAAGGGTCTGGAGAGATTTCAATGGAAACAAAGAGATCGACAAAGGCGACCTCCTGGGCTATTACGGCTTCTCTGGCTCCAGTGCAACTACAACCTGGCACCCGGAAATTGAGAACGCCGTGACTCTATCTTTTTTCAGCAGCGGGCATAATGAGCTCGAGACTCCGGTCCAGTTCTTTCCGGTCAACGAATCGTCCGGTTATTAG